One Lacunisphaera limnophila DNA window includes the following coding sequences:
- a CDS encoding ABC transporter permease — translation MKFFRKLRALLRKSQLEADMAEEMRFHLEQRAADHAADGLPPEEARYAAQRRFGNVASLQEQAREGRGWRGLENFLMDLRLGGRSLLKSPGFTLAAGLTLALGIGANTAMFSVLNGIMLKPLPYAENARLESIHRVTAHDPEGEFSVADFLDLQRAAGGYGEVAAFAGGDVSLAESGQPAELADAIRITPNFFSLLGFRPQAGRDFRTDEAVPGQDRILIISERCWQKRFGGRADIIGRTVRVDGEPHEIVGVLPATFNDWRHLGWVDLFRPLAFAGDKPADRRSEELTLIGRRAAGVSAEDAAAFIAAFGARLAADLPAIHAGTSWRSTSLHATAVGRSGPSSLAMLIGLSGFVLLIACSNLANLLLARTMARAREFAVRAAMGASRVQLLRPLIAESLLLAAAGGSGALLVAVWVRDWLALRSTGDNGEQVFFALDGRVLGWALAASLATVLAFGLAPALFALRLDLNGTLKSAARGATGGRGHQRFRSFLIVGQFALAMVLLAGAALFIRGLDDLNHRRAGWSSEQLVTGNFVLPAAGYGDAAKITAFHRLAVERLEGLPGVASASLSTVAPFFRWSDSRRFVVAGRDLPPRGQEPAAVVNCITPRYFETVGTRLLAGRAFGGQDTAAAPIVFIINQAMATGLFGAEDPIGRRLAQAGGDTLVWGEIVGVVADVKSISPDPGPVDYQVYQPMAQEPGLACELTVRVAEGAPAVLLDAIRTTVTGLDPDLPLRKLQTADARINRANYQLGVLRDMLTGFALLGLGLACLGVYGVIARTMAQRTGEFAIRLALGASVRDITRIVLGNGIKLALLGSAVGLLGAFGVARLIATGFPGMQLNSLPVLVGATLLLTAVALLACWLPARRAGRIDPMLALRAE, via the coding sequence ATGAAATTCTTCCGCAAACTCCGCGCGCTCTTGCGCAAAAGCCAGCTCGAGGCCGACATGGCCGAGGAGATGCGGTTTCACCTCGAACAACGCGCGGCGGACCATGCGGCCGACGGCCTGCCGCCCGAAGAGGCGCGTTACGCGGCGCAGCGCCGCTTCGGCAACGTGGCGAGCCTGCAGGAGCAGGCGCGGGAGGGGCGGGGGTGGCGTGGGCTGGAAAATTTCCTGATGGATCTGCGGCTGGGCGGGCGGTCACTGCTGAAATCCCCCGGCTTCACCCTCGCCGCCGGCCTCACGCTGGCGCTGGGCATCGGGGCCAACACCGCCATGTTCAGTGTGCTGAACGGCATCATGCTGAAGCCGCTGCCGTATGCGGAGAACGCGCGGTTGGAGAGCATCCATCGCGTCACGGCCCATGATCCCGAGGGCGAGTTCTCGGTCGCCGACTTCCTCGATTTGCAGCGCGCGGCGGGCGGCTACGGCGAGGTCGCCGCCTTTGCCGGGGGCGATGTCAGCCTCGCGGAATCCGGCCAACCGGCCGAGCTGGCCGACGCCATCCGGATCACGCCGAATTTCTTTTCGCTGCTCGGGTTCCGCCCGCAGGCCGGCCGCGATTTCCGGACGGATGAAGCCGTGCCCGGACAGGATCGCATTCTCATCATCAGCGAGCGGTGCTGGCAAAAACGCTTCGGTGGCCGGGCCGACATCATCGGCCGCACCGTCCGCGTGGACGGGGAACCGCACGAGATCGTCGGCGTGCTGCCGGCCACGTTCAACGACTGGCGTCATCTCGGCTGGGTTGACCTGTTCCGGCCGCTCGCTTTCGCCGGGGACAAGCCGGCCGACCGGCGGAGCGAGGAACTGACCCTCATCGGCCGGCGGGCGGCCGGGGTGTCCGCCGAGGACGCCGCGGCCTTCATCGCCGCCTTCGGGGCTCGGCTCGCGGCGGATTTACCGGCGATCCACGCCGGGACTTCGTGGCGCTCCACTTCTCTTCACGCCACGGCCGTGGGCCGGAGCGGACCCTCGTCGCTGGCGATGCTGATCGGTTTGTCCGGCTTTGTGCTGCTGATCGCCTGTTCCAATCTGGCGAATCTCCTCCTCGCGCGCACGATGGCCCGCGCGCGGGAGTTCGCGGTGCGCGCGGCCATGGGGGCTTCCCGGGTCCAACTGCTGCGCCCGCTGATTGCCGAGTCGCTACTACTGGCGGCGGCAGGCGGCAGCGGCGCGCTGCTCGTCGCCGTGTGGGTGCGCGACTGGCTCGCCCTCCGCTCCACGGGCGACAACGGCGAGCAGGTTTTCTTCGCCCTGGACGGCCGCGTGCTCGGCTGGGCGCTGGCGGCCTCCCTCGCCACGGTGCTCGCCTTCGGGCTGGCGCCCGCGCTGTTCGCCCTGCGGCTCGATCTGAACGGCACGCTGAAAAGCGCGGCGCGCGGCGCGACGGGCGGTCGCGGGCATCAGCGTTTCCGCAGTTTTCTCATCGTCGGCCAGTTTGCCCTCGCGATGGTGCTGTTGGCGGGCGCCGCCCTTTTTATCCGCGGGCTCGACGACCTGAACCACCGGCGCGCCGGCTGGAGTTCCGAGCAACTCGTCACCGGGAACTTCGTGCTCCCGGCGGCTGGTTACGGCGACGCGGCCAAAATCACCGCCTTCCACCGGCTCGCGGTGGAACGCCTCGAGGGGTTGCCCGGGGTCGCCTCGGCCAGCCTCTCGACCGTTGCGCCGTTCTTCCGCTGGTCGGACTCGCGCCGCTTTGTGGTCGCCGGGCGCGACCTGCCACCCCGCGGCCAGGAACCGGCCGCCGTGGTCAATTGCATTACGCCCCGCTATTTTGAAACCGTCGGCACCCGCCTGCTCGCGGGCCGGGCCTTTGGCGGGCAGGACACCGCCGCCGCCCCGATCGTTTTCATCATCAACCAGGCCATGGCGACGGGCTTGTTCGGAGCCGAGGATCCGATCGGTCGCCGGCTCGCGCAAGCCGGGGGCGACACGCTGGTGTGGGGCGAGATCGTCGGTGTCGTGGCCGACGTGAAATCCATCTCCCCCGACCCGGGCCCGGTGGACTACCAGGTGTACCAGCCCATGGCGCAGGAGCCGGGCCTGGCCTGCGAGCTCACGGTGCGCGTGGCCGAGGGGGCGCCCGCGGTGCTCCTCGATGCCATCCGTACCACGGTCACCGGGCTCGATCCCGACCTGCCGCTGCGCAAGCTCCAGACCGCGGACGCCCGGATCAATCGGGCCAATTACCAGCTCGGGGTCCTGCGCGACATGCTCACCGGTTTCGCCCTGCTGGGCCTGGGTCTGGCCTGTCTCGGGGTTTACGGCGTCATCGCGCGCACCATGGCGCAGCGCACGGGCGAGTTCGCCATCCGGCTCGCCCTGGGCGCGAGCGTGCGGGACATCACGCGCATCGTGCTGGGCAACGGCATCAAGCTGGCGCTGCTGGGCTCGGCCGTCGGGCTGCTGGGCGCCTTCGGGGTCGCGCGGCTCATCGCCACCGGGTTTCCGGGTATGCAGCTGAACAGCCTGCCGGTGCTCGTCGGTGCCACCCTCTTGTTGACGGCGGTCGCGCTGCTCGCCTGCTGGCTGCCGGCGCGGCGAGCGGGCCGGATTGATCCCATGCTCGCGCTACGGGCGGAGTGA
- a CDS encoding TonB-dependent receptor produces the protein MPSAPLRPVLLLLALAGGLPLAAQTIVLPTVVISAARTAEAPDQVPFSVALLSGDQLRASPAATPDGALRAVPGFSLFRRSDSLSANPTAQGVSLRGLGPSGASRSLVLLDGVPLNDPFGGWVAWSKVPREALAGAEVVRGGGATAWGNAALGGIVQLLTETAPTRDSSRGIPAGRLAVAGGSFATHRAEVVVNQPVGAGTFQFSARDFATDGFHLVTPEDRGAIDRPAASEHRWFAGRWRQEISPGTQLSVTARTYDEDRNNGTPYQQNSSREDFASVSLARQPGADFAWEALAYAQDQSFASTFSSVNPTRTAETPASNQFAVPATAYGAAWTGVWKSTPDARTSAGLDWRRVRGETREHYTYSAGAFTRERVAGGTQEIAGLFALHERALAPGLRATLGGRLDAWRELAGHRRETERATGNVLRHDTYADRDGVEFSPSAGLVWAAAPGWRVRAAAQHAFRRPTLNELYRPFRVGNVITEANAALATERATSAELGVDYASPTLALGAAVFWNDLRDAVGNVTLHRGPGSFPIVGFVPAGGLGRQRLNLDRTRVQGLELWARWTPAAALSLTADYLYNDATVRVARAAPALAGRRLAQVPQHVAAFGASWSPARAVTLTPRVRFLGRQFEDDENLLRLGAALIVDLGASYQLTEKVELFLNAENLTDERIETGRSADGLVNTGTPRLVLGGVRCAW, from the coding sequence ATGCCTTCCGCCCCGCTCCGGCCCGTTCTCCTGTTGCTCGCCCTCGCCGGCGGGCTCCCGCTGGCCGCCCAGACGATCGTGCTGCCGACGGTGGTCATCAGCGCCGCCCGCACGGCCGAGGCCCCGGATCAGGTGCCGTTCTCCGTCGCGCTCCTTTCCGGCGACCAGCTGCGCGCCAGCCCGGCCGCCACCCCCGATGGGGCGCTGCGCGCCGTGCCGGGCTTCAGCCTGTTCCGCCGTAGCGACAGCCTCTCCGCCAATCCCACCGCGCAGGGCGTGTCGCTGCGCGGGCTGGGACCCAGCGGCGCCAGCCGCTCGCTCGTGTTGCTCGACGGCGTGCCCCTCAACGATCCCTTCGGTGGCTGGGTGGCGTGGAGCAAGGTGCCCCGCGAGGCCCTCGCCGGCGCCGAGGTCGTGCGCGGCGGCGGCGCCACCGCCTGGGGCAACGCCGCCTTGGGTGGCATCGTGCAGCTGCTCACCGAGACCGCGCCAACACGTGACTCATCAAGGGGAATTCCCGCCGGGCGGCTCGCGGTCGCGGGTGGTTCCTTCGCGACCCACCGCGCCGAGGTCGTCGTCAACCAGCCCGTGGGGGCCGGCACCTTCCAGTTTTCGGCCCGCGATTTCGCGACGGATGGATTCCATCTCGTCACCCCCGAGGATCGCGGGGCGATTGACCGGCCCGCCGCCAGCGAGCACCGCTGGTTCGCCGGCCGCTGGCGGCAGGAAATTTCGCCGGGCACCCAGCTCAGCGTGACCGCCCGCACCTACGACGAGGACCGGAACAACGGCACGCCCTACCAACAAAACTCATCCCGCGAGGATTTTGCCTCGGTGAGCCTCGCCCGGCAACCGGGCGCCGATTTCGCGTGGGAGGCCCTCGCCTACGCGCAGGACCAGTCGTTCGCCAGCACCTTCAGCTCGGTCAACCCCACCCGCACCGCCGAGACCCCCGCCAGCAACCAGTTTGCCGTGCCCGCCACCGCATACGGGGCGGCGTGGACGGGCGTCTGGAAGAGCACGCCCGACGCCCGCACCAGCGCCGGCCTCGACTGGCGCCGCGTGCGCGGTGAGACCCGCGAACATTATACCTACAGCGCCGGCGCTTTTACCCGCGAGCGTGTCGCGGGCGGCACGCAGGAAATCGCCGGACTCTTCGCCCTGCACGAACGTGCGCTTGCCCCCGGTCTTCGCGCAACCCTCGGCGGCCGGCTCGATGCCTGGCGCGAACTCGCCGGCCACCGCCGCGAGACCGAGCGCGCCACCGGCAACGTCCTGCGCCACGACACCTACGCCGACCGCGACGGCGTGGAATTCTCCCCCAGCGCCGGCCTGGTGTGGGCCGCCGCCCCCGGTTGGCGCGTGCGCGCTGCCGCGCAGCATGCCTTCCGCCGCCCCACGCTCAACGAACTCTACCGCCCGTTCCGCGTCGGCAATGTGATCACTGAGGCCAACGCCGCTCTGGCCACCGAGCGCGCCACCAGCGCCGAGCTCGGCGTCGACTACGCCAGCCCCACCCTCGCCCTCGGCGCGGCCGTATTCTGGAATGACCTGCGTGACGCCGTCGGCAACGTCACGCTCCACCGCGGCCCCGGCTCCTTCCCTATCGTTGGCTTCGTGCCGGCCGGCGGGCTCGGCCGCCAGCGGCTGAACCTCGACCGCACGCGCGTGCAGGGCCTCGAGCTTTGGGCCCGATGGACGCCGGCCGCCGCCCTCTCGCTCACCGCCGACTACCTGTACAACGATGCCACCGTACGCGTGGCCCGCGCCGCCCCGGCCCTCGCCGGCCGGCGCCTCGCCCAGGTACCGCAGCACGTCGCCGCCTTCGGGGCGTCCTGGTCCCCGGCCCGGGCTGTCACCCTCACCCCGCGCGTGCGTTTCCTGGGCCGGCAGTTCGAGGACGACGAAAACCTGCTGCGCCTCGGAGCCGCGCTGATCGTCGATCTCGGCGCGAGTTATCAGCTCACCGAAAAGGTGGAGTTATTCCTCAATGCCGAGAACCTCACCGACGAACGCATCGAGACCGGCCGCAGCGCCGACGGCCTGGTGAACACCGGCACCCCGCGCCTCGTGCTCGGCGGCGTGCGCTGCGCGTGGTGA
- a CDS encoding RluA family pseudouridine synthase gives MPSLPPVIFEDESLIAFDKPSGLLIAPDRWDKTRVNLMGLVHDQLGHGVANVHRIDADTSGLVLCAKTKPALDFLSGQFQSKTVAKVYEALTAGLPAQDEFEVDLVLKEDDAKPGRMCVVKKHGKASVTAFTVRARFPQPAGRPAFAHLECRPQTGRTHQIRVHLAATGTPILNDPFYGNETRLLLSDLKRGYKGRADERPLIARLALHAAALTFTHPVTREKMTLAAPLPQDFAVALKYLQKFARR, from the coding sequence GTGCCATCGCTGCCCCCCGTCATTTTCGAGGATGAGAGCCTCATCGCGTTCGACAAACCGAGCGGGTTGCTCATCGCCCCGGACCGGTGGGACAAGACGCGGGTCAACCTGATGGGGCTGGTGCACGACCAGCTGGGCCACGGGGTGGCCAACGTGCACCGGATCGACGCCGACACGAGCGGCCTGGTGCTTTGCGCCAAGACCAAGCCGGCCCTGGATTTTCTCAGCGGGCAATTCCAATCGAAGACCGTGGCGAAGGTCTATGAGGCGCTCACCGCCGGGCTGCCGGCGCAGGATGAGTTCGAGGTGGACCTCGTGTTGAAGGAGGATGACGCGAAGCCCGGACGGATGTGCGTGGTGAAGAAGCACGGCAAGGCGAGTGTCACGGCGTTCACGGTCCGCGCGCGGTTTCCGCAGCCGGCGGGGCGGCCGGCCTTTGCCCATCTCGAGTGCCGGCCGCAGACCGGCCGCACCCACCAGATCCGCGTGCACCTGGCGGCGACCGGCACGCCGATCCTCAACGATCCTTTCTACGGCAACGAGACCCGGCTGCTGCTCTCCGATCTCAAGCGCGGGTACAAGGGACGCGCCGACGAGCGTCCCCTCATCGCCCGGCTCGCCCTGCATGCTGCGGCGTTGACCTTCACCCACCCGGTCACGCGCGAGAAAATGACCCTGGCCGCCCCGTTGCCGCAGGATTTCGCCGTGGCGTTGAAATATCTCCAGAAGTTTGCCCGGCGCTGA
- a CDS encoding PadR family transcriptional regulator — protein sequence MAAKSDLLQGTLDMLVLRVLSRGELHGWGITQKLEQLSRSALQVDEGSLYPSLYRMEEKGWIEAEWKLTEKNRRAKYYTLTRAGRKQLEVEQAGWDRMTAIIAQVMQGA from the coding sequence ATGGCCGCCAAATCCGACCTCCTCCAGGGCACCCTCGACATGCTGGTGCTCCGCGTCCTCAGCCGCGGCGAACTGCACGGTTGGGGTATCACCCAGAAGCTCGAGCAGCTCTCCCGGAGCGCGCTCCAGGTGGACGAGGGCTCGCTCTATCCTTCGCTTTACCGGATGGAGGAGAAGGGCTGGATCGAGGCCGAGTGGAAGCTGACCGAGAAGAACCGGCGGGCGAAATACTACACGCTGACCCGCGCCGGCCGCAAACAGCTGGAGGTGGAGCAGGCCGGCTGGGACCGCATGACGGCGATCATCGCCCAGGTGATGCAGGGGGCCTGA
- a CDS encoding SMP-30/gluconolactonase/LRE family protein encodes MKLPPVVLASFTTAAVMLTAAPAPITSSAAPYPKDAKATIERLDPALDALLAADVVIEHLASGFNWSEGPIWVPAQGALLFSDVPENRVYRWKDGEGISVFLEPSGFTGTQYNGRERGSNGLTLDPAGRLTLCQHGDRRVARLAADGKSFETVVDRFEGSRFSSPNDLCFDRAGNLFFTDPPYGLPGDLKQEIPFQGVFRLGTDGQLTVIARELHRPNGVALSVDEKTVYVASSEGQEPWIKAYALNADGTVASSRIFFDGSALMKQGRRGAFDGLKVDEHGNVWTTGPGGVLILSPEGKHLGSILTGRATANCAFGDADHMTFYMTADEALLRVRTKVKGAGR; translated from the coding sequence ATGAAACTACCCCCCGTTGTCCTGGCCTCGTTCACCACCGCCGCCGTCATGCTCACCGCCGCCCCCGCCCCGATCACCTCGTCCGCCGCACCTTACCCCAAGGATGCCAAGGCCACCATCGAGCGGCTGGACCCGGCCCTCGACGCGCTCCTTGCCGCCGATGTCGTCATCGAGCACCTCGCCTCCGGCTTCAACTGGTCGGAGGGCCCCATCTGGGTGCCGGCCCAGGGCGCCCTGCTTTTCAGCGACGTGCCCGAGAACCGCGTCTACCGCTGGAAGGACGGCGAAGGTATCTCCGTTTTCCTCGAACCGAGCGGCTTCACCGGCACCCAATACAATGGCCGCGAGCGCGGCTCCAACGGCCTCACGCTCGACCCAGCAGGCCGGCTGACGCTCTGCCAGCACGGCGACCGCCGCGTTGCCCGTCTCGCCGCCGACGGTAAGAGCTTTGAGACCGTGGTGGATCGCTTCGAGGGCAGCCGCTTCAGCAGCCCGAACGACCTCTGCTTCGACCGCGCGGGCAACCTGTTCTTCACCGACCCGCCCTACGGCCTGCCGGGTGACCTCAAGCAGGAGATTCCTTTCCAAGGTGTTTTCCGCCTCGGCACCGATGGCCAGCTCACCGTCATCGCCCGCGAGTTGCACCGCCCCAACGGGGTCGCGCTATCCGTCGATGAGAAAACCGTCTACGTCGCCAGCAGCGAGGGCCAGGAACCCTGGATCAAGGCCTACGCGCTCAACGCCGACGGCACCGTCGCCTCCAGCCGGATTTTCTTCGATGGCAGCGCCCTGATGAAGCAGGGTCGCCGCGGCGCCTTTGATGGGCTGAAGGTGGACGAGCACGGCAACGTGTGGACCACCGGACCCGGCGGCGTGCTCATCCTCAGCCCCGAGGGCAAACACCTCGGCTCGATCCTCACCGGTCGCGCCACGGCCAACTGCGCCTTCGGCGACGCCGACCACATGACGTTCTACATGACCGCCGACGAGGCCCTCCTGCGCGTGCGCACCAAGGTCAAGGGTGCGGGCCGGTAG
- a CDS encoding GH3 family domain-containing protein — MTLAPRFLVTLWAGLRVAGFARRLKRRDHDLRAQHQAFARLVAQSARTEFGRAHGLAATLTYAQFCAQVPLRTLSGFQPFITRMAAGETDVLLPGRCPLFVETAGTTGPSPLLLPAPEAVLDHFCLGLRDALFHYARRAGHTRVFLGRHLHLGASIAVAENQGRYRTSLDGLLTLCVSAWAEANLRSPPGEVAVLPDGPDKLAATVAAMRALNVTLVAGTPDRLCALADQVRADAGGTEPTAPLATLWPNLECCLHAGAPTGLFTEALRAALGPKPRLHEVYLSAEGVFAAQDEASPAALRLIADAGVFFEFLPLPASGEVGPDLTGTPCVPLEGIRTGVDYVPVITTPAGLCRCVTHDIVRFVSVNPPRLQVVGRTGFRLNAQGERLTERDLLAALQAVCQRNGWAPISFHVAPYAQRLGAGQKAQVHEWWIELRTHSMRTPMANVLAPELDAELCHHHPDYAQRRASGALGLPLIRLVMPGLFERWAHEQGKVSSASKLPRCRPDRLIADQLAALAPFYQGTIAPF; from the coding sequence ATGACGCTGGCGCCTCGCTTTCTCGTCACCCTTTGGGCTGGTCTGCGCGTGGCCGGGTTCGCCCGCCGGCTCAAGCGGCGCGACCACGACCTCCGTGCCCAGCACCAGGCCTTCGCGCGGCTCGTGGCCCAGTCCGCCCGCACGGAATTCGGCCGCGCCCACGGGCTGGCCGCCACCCTGACTTACGCGCAGTTTTGCGCCCAGGTCCCGCTCCGGACGCTTAGCGGGTTCCAGCCCTTCATCACGCGCATGGCCGCCGGCGAGACCGACGTGCTCCTGCCGGGACGCTGCCCCTTGTTTGTCGAGACCGCCGGGACGACCGGCCCGTCGCCCCTCCTTCTGCCCGCGCCCGAGGCGGTGCTCGACCATTTCTGCCTGGGCCTGCGCGATGCCCTGTTTCACTACGCCCGCCGCGCCGGGCACACCCGCGTGTTCCTCGGCCGGCACCTGCACCTCGGCGCCAGCATCGCCGTCGCCGAGAACCAAGGCCGGTACCGCACCAGCCTCGACGGTTTGTTAACGCTCTGTGTCTCCGCTTGGGCCGAAGCCAACTTGCGCTCCCCGCCCGGCGAGGTGGCCGTGCTGCCCGACGGGCCCGACAAGCTCGCCGCCACGGTCGCGGCGATGCGCGCCCTCAATGTCACCCTGGTCGCCGGCACCCCGGACCGACTCTGCGCCCTGGCCGACCAGGTGCGGGCGGACGCCGGCGGCACCGAACCCACCGCGCCGCTCGCCACCCTCTGGCCCAACCTTGAGTGCTGCCTGCATGCGGGCGCCCCCACCGGCCTGTTCACCGAGGCGCTGCGCGCCGCCCTGGGACCCAAGCCGCGGCTGCACGAGGTTTACCTTTCCGCCGAGGGCGTTTTCGCCGCGCAAGACGAGGCCAGTCCGGCCGCCTTGCGGCTGATCGCGGATGCCGGTGTGTTCTTCGAATTCTTGCCCCTGCCCGCCTCCGGCGAGGTCGGACCCGACCTGACGGGCACGCCTTGCGTCCCCCTCGAGGGGATCCGGACCGGAGTCGATTATGTACCGGTGATCACCACGCCGGCCGGGCTTTGCCGCTGCGTCACCCACGACATCGTGCGCTTCGTGTCCGTCAATCCGCCGCGGCTGCAGGTGGTCGGTCGCACCGGCTTCCGGCTCAATGCCCAGGGCGAACGCCTCACGGAGCGCGACCTGCTGGCGGCGTTGCAGGCCGTCTGCCAACGCAATGGCTGGGCGCCGATCTCGTTCCATGTCGCGCCCTATGCCCAGCGACTAGGCGCCGGCCAGAAGGCGCAGGTCCACGAGTGGTGGATCGAGCTGCGCACGCACTCGATGCGCACCCCGATGGCCAATGTGCTGGCCCCCGAACTCGACGCCGAGCTCTGCCACCACCATCCCGACTATGCGCAGCGGCGGGCGTCCGGTGCGCTCGGCCTCCCCTTGATCCGTCTCGTGATGCCCGGCCTGTTTGAGCGCTGGGCGCACGAGCAGGGCAAGGTCTCCAGCGCGAGCAAGCTGCCCCGTTGCCGCCCCGACCGGCTCATCGCCGACCAGCTCGCCGCGCTCGCGCCCTTCTATCAGGGCACGATCGCGCCGTTCTAG
- a CDS encoding 3-hydroxyacyl-CoA dehydrogenase family protein, whose translation MNAYPVPSLNPWFPPAATDAPAPRPLRAIGVIGTGRTATGIAHWCAVRGFGVILQDNEPAALTRAVEVIRGLFREMEARNEITHAAAHKAMGGIGITTGLEDMEFCDMLVDTLLEDAETKRTRFTELARVMPPESILAAGASVAGLEELVAVTATPERLIGLQFFDPVHESTQVQVVIGSRTARATAESVLGFIAALDKRAMLQGAPRPPA comes from the coding sequence ATGAATGCCTATCCCGTCCCTTCGCTCAACCCGTGGTTTCCTCCGGCCGCCACCGATGCGCCCGCGCCCCGGCCGCTGCGGGCCATCGGCGTGATCGGCACGGGGCGCACGGCCACGGGGATCGCCCACTGGTGCGCCGTCCGCGGCTTCGGGGTGATTCTGCAGGACAACGAGCCGGCGGCCCTGACGCGCGCGGTTGAGGTGATCCGCGGCCTGTTCCGCGAGATGGAGGCGCGCAACGAGATCACACACGCGGCCGCGCACAAGGCCATGGGCGGGATCGGCATCACGACCGGCCTGGAGGACATGGAATTTTGCGACATGCTGGTCGACACCCTGCTGGAGGATGCGGAGACCAAGCGCACCCGGTTCACTGAGCTGGCGCGGGTCATGCCCCCCGAGAGCATCCTGGCGGCGGGGGCCTCGGTGGCCGGCCTGGAGGAGCTCGTGGCGGTGACGGCCACACCCGAGCGGCTCATCGGCCTGCAGTTTTTTGATCCGGTCCACGAAAGCACGCAGGTGCAGGTGGTCATCGGCTCGCGGACCGCGCGGGCGACGGCGGAAAGCGTGCTCGGCTTCATCGCCGCGCTGGACAAGCGGGCCATGCTCCAGGGCGCCCCGCGCCCCCCGGCTTGA